The Primulina tabacum isolate GXHZ01 chromosome 7, ASM2559414v2, whole genome shotgun sequence genome includes a window with the following:
- the LOC142551483 gene encoding uncharacterized protein LOC142551483 — protein MALRFEILGRFNRARAAQLTLPHFVSQTPLFMPVGTQGTIKGLTTSQLEEIGCQIILGNTYHLALRPTSELIDELGGLHKFMNWPRALLTDSGGFQMVSLLHLADITEKGVTFQSPVDGKPMLLTPEESIQIQNRIGADIIMALDDVVRTTITGPRIEEAMYRTLRWIDRCIAAHKRPHDQNLFGIVQGGLDPVLRDICVKGLVERNLPGYAIGGLAGGEDKDSFWRVVAQCTATLPEDKPRYVMGVGYPLDIVVCSALGADMYDCVYPTRTARFGTALVPEGVLKLKNKAMADDTRPIDSTCECMVCKSYSRAYIHCLVTKDAMGSQLLSYHNLFYMMKLSRNLHASIIEGRFPEFVREFLLQMFPKGDVPQWVCNAMEVAGIDIQSCCAPFLSSDVLCVSMQTCSARI, from the exons ATGGCTCTTCGTTTCGAG ATTCTTGGGAGATTCAATCGTGCCCGTGCAGCTCAGCTGACACTTCCTCACTTTGTTTCCCAGACACCTTTATTTATGCCTGTGGGTACACAAG GGACGATTAAAGGGTTAACGACTAGTCAACTTGAGGAAATTGGATGCCAAATAATTCTTGGAAACACTTACCATTTGGCTCTCCGTCCCACATCTGAGCTCATTGATGAGTTGGGTGGGCTTCATAAATTTATGAACTGGCCTAGGGCATTGCTTACTGACTCTGGTGGCTTTCAAATG GTATCCTTGTTGCATTTGGCTGACATTACCGAAAAGGGTGTCACATTTCAG TCTCCTGTTGATGGGAAACCTATGCTACTTACTCCAGAAGAATCAATACAAATACAA AACAGAATTGGAGCTGATATTATTATGgctcttgatgatgttgtgagAACCACAATCACTGGTCCACGCATTGAAGAGGCTATGTATCGCACTCTTCGTTGGATTGATAGGTGTATAGCAG CTCACAAGAGACCACATGACCAGAATTTATTTGGCATTGTGCAAGGTGGCTTAGATCCAGTATTAAG GGATATATGTGTCAAAGGTTTAGTGGAGCGTAATTTGCCTGG CTATGCTATTGGCGGCCTTGCAGGAGGTGAAGATAAAGATTCATTTTGGCGTGTTGTTGCTCAGTGCACAGCTACTTTACCTGAGGATAAACCACGATACGTGATG GGTGTTGGCTATCCTCTTGATATTGTAGTTTGCAGTGCTTTAGGTGCTGACATGTATGATTGTGTCTATCCAACACGTACTGCTCGCTTTGGAACTGCTCTTGTGCCTGAG GGAGTTTTAAAACTAAAGAACAAAGCAATGGCTGATGATACTCGTCCGATTGATAGTACGTGTGAGTGCATG GTGTGCAAAAGTTACTCGAGGGCATACATTCATTGCCTTGTCACTAAAGATGCTATGGGCTCTCAACTTCTATCTTACCACAATTTATTTTACATGATGAAG CTTAGCAGAAATTTACATGCATCAATCATTGAAGGGCGGTTTCCAGA GTTTGTTCGCGAGTTTCTGCTCCAAATG TTCCCAAAAGGAGACGTTCCTCAATGGGTTTGCAATGCCATGGAGGTTGCCGGGATTGACATACAGTCATGCTGTGCTCCATTCCTGTCATCCGATGTTTTGTGCGTAAGTATGCAAACCTGCTCTGCTAGGATTTAG
- the LOC142551484 gene encoding uncharacterized protein LOC142551484, whose product MAEADASSPRSLAEQYLLKEKEQKPEMAAKAGGGSEVNHMIEAPAEETVQKNEEAPAVVDSEDSPAAAEEGGEASAGESTESSPASETNDDANAANEESNDSPGSDNSVDQEAEETPEIRIETAPADFRFPTTNQTRHCFTRYVEYHRCVAAKGEGAPECDKFAKYYRSLCPGEWIDRWNEQRENGTFPGPL is encoded by the exons ATGGCCGAAGCTGATGCCTCTAGTCCCCGATCCTTGGCTGAG CAATATTTATTAAAGGAGAAAGAACAGAAACCAGAAATGGCTGCAAAAGCTGGAGGAGGATCTGAGGTCAATCACATGATAGAAGCTCCTGCTGAGGAAACTGTTCAGAAAAATGAGGAAGCCCCGGCTGTTGTTGATAGTGAAGACTCTCCTGCTGCTGCTGAAGAGGGTGGTGAAGCCTCTGCAGGAGAAAGTACGGAATCCAGTCCTGCAAGTGAAACTAATGATGATGCCAATGCAGCCAATGAAGAAAGCAATGACAGTCCCGGATCTGACAACTCGGTCGATCAAGAAGCCGAAGAGACTCCAGAGATCAGG ATCGAGACTGCACCAGCAGACTTTCGTTTCCCGACAACAAATCAAACCAGGCACTGCTTCACTAGATATGTTGAGTATCATAG GTGTGTTGCTGCTAAAGGTGAAGGTGCTCCAGAGTGCGACAAGTTTGCCAAATACTATCGCTCCCTTTGTCCCGGTGAATGG ATTGATAGATGGAATGAGCAAAGGGAAAATGGCACTTTTCCAGGTCCTCTGTAA
- the LOC142551485 gene encoding VQ motif-containing protein 9-like, whose amino-acid sequence MDKGFGSVSSSNSSNGGGGGGGGGSSSEIYLKQVNKNSQKISKPVRKPLSAVAAAGPILEPSTQPQSQQPPVYNINKNDFRDVVQKLTGSPSHERFPTPPPVSQPRPSSSRLQRIRPPPLVQIGNRPPQLTQVVPRPPNDADKREVGQPLPPLPPFPSVHPAAESPISAYMRFIQNSSIPSAPSPLWNAVAATGPRPDSLQPQNEVGQRGSHPITLSQLQPIESPVSTYMRFLQSPANSTSAALPRWNSVGPPLLHPPPPPHTQQQPPPVPSTSAWPSHFPVLPLSPLPFGCVPSPMSPYAMLSPSLLFSPTGQFGLPQLPLSPTVPLPSPRWQGM is encoded by the coding sequence ATGGATAAAGGATTTGGTAGTGTGTCATCTTCAAATAGTAGTaatggcggcggcggcggcggcggaggAGGAAGCAGCAGCGAAATTTACTTGAAACAAGTGAACAAGAATTCACAGAAGATATCGAAGCCTGTGCGGAAACCTCTATCTGCAGTAGCTGCGGCGGGGCCGATTCTTGAACCCAGTACGCAGCCGCAGTCGCAGCAGCCACCGGTGTATAACATCAACAAGAACGACTTTCGCGACGTCGTTCAGAAGCTCACGGGTTCGCCGTCTCATGAACGTTTTCCTACGCCGCCGCCGGTCTCCCAGCCGAGGCCATCCAGCTCCCGGCTACAGAGGATCCGTCCCCCACCTTTGGTCCAAATTGGCAACCGCCCTCCGCAGCTGACCCAGGTGGTTCCTCGTCCTCCTAACGATGCTGATAAACGGGAAGTGGGACAGCCCTTACCGCCGCTGCCGCCTTTTCCGTCTGTGCATCCGGCAGCGGAGTCACCTATTTCTGCCTACATGCGTTTTATCCAGAACTCTTCTATCCCGTCAGCTCCGTCGCCTTTGTGGAATGCTGTAGCCGCAACTGGACCTCGTCCCGATTCTCTCCAGCCTCAGAACGAAGTCGGTCAGCGGGGATCACATCCTATAACCTTATCGCAGCTACAGCCGATAGAATCCCCGGTCTCTACTTACATGCGTTTTCTCCAGAGCCCGGCAAACTCCACGTCTGCTGCTTTGCCACGATGGAACAGTGTCGGCCCGCCATTGCTtcatcctcctcctcctccccaCACACAGCAACAGCCGCCTCCTGTGCCGTCAACTTCTGCTTGGCCATCACATTTTCCAGTGCTTCCTCTCTCTCCGCTGCCATTTGGATGCGTTCCATCGCCTATGTCTCCGTACGCTATGCTCTCTCCGAGTTTGCTGTT